One region of Solanum pennellii chromosome 6, SPENNV200 genomic DNA includes:
- the LOC107021287 gene encoding putative B3 domain-containing protein At5g58280, producing the protein MANDKTNSYEEVRRQRVLDNKKRFEDLGILNISKNLSDITKSEKKSDYKTELRRVRQKANDVYLSEPRRSARARNPVPTYRDEIDIELPSLRKRSKFSSSWASYLARPLEEVKVASYEEKVQALKCAEKLQSNLQSDKPFFIKTMVRSHVYSCFWLGLPTRFCQDHLPKSTVDVLLVDEEGLEYEALFIGKRTGLSGGWRAFALDHKLDDGDALVFELVEPTKFKVYIVRASQCSSEVDKPEAEKEESEAEETPKSETKKKKKSSNKPEVPTIAKEEVSVVVTSATRRSTRRKVEKHHSVGM; encoded by the exons ATGGCAAATGACAAAACCAACAGTTACGAGGAGGTCCGTAGGCAAAGGGTTCTGGACAATAAGAAACGATTTGAG gATCTGGGGATTTTGAATATATCTAAAAACCTTTCTGATATTACAAAGTCTGAGAAGAAGTCCGACTATAAAACTGAG CTACGCCGAGTTAGACAAAAAGCAAACGATGTTTACCTGTCGGAGCCAAGAAGGTCTGCACGGGCAAGGAATCCTGTTCCAACATACCGTGATGAA ATTGATATAGAGCTTCCATCTTTACGGAAGAGATCAAAATTCAGCTCTTCATGGGCAAG TTATCTAGCAAGACCATTGGAAGAAGTGAAAGTTGCTTCATATGAAGAGAAGGTACAAGCTTTAAAGTGTGCGGAAAAGCTCCAGAGTAATCTGCAGTCGGATAAGCCATTTTTTATCAAGACTATGGTTCGATCCCATGTCTACAGTTGTTTCTGGTTG GGACTTCCTACTAGATTTTGTCAAGACCATCTTCCCAAATCTACTGTAGATGTTCTGCTAGTGGATGAAGAAGGTTTAGAGTATGAAGCTCTCTTTATCGGCAAAAGAACTGGACTAAGTGGAGGATGGAGAGCTTTTGCACTTGATCATAAGCTGGATGATGGGGATGCTCTAGTATTTGAGTTGGTCGAGCCCACAAAATTCAAG GTCTACATTGTTCGAGCATCCCAATGTTCAAGTGAAGTAGATAAACCCGAGgcagaaaaagaagaaagtgaaGCTGAAGAAACACCAAAGAgtgaaacaaagaaaaaaaagaaaagcagcAACAAACCAGAAGTTCCAACAATAGCTAAAGAAGAGGTCTCTGTAGTGGTGACTTCAGCTACGAGACGCAGTACTAGAAGAAAAGTAGAGAAGCATCATTCTGTAGGCATGTGA
- the LOC107021190 gene encoding cytochrome b-c1 complex subunit 8-like, which produces MGKQPVKLKAVVYAISPFQQKIMPGLWKDLPGKIHHKVSENWISATLLLGPLVGTYSYVQNFLEKEKLEHRY; this is translated from the exons atggggaagcaACCGGTGAAGCTGAAGGCTGTTGTATACGCTATATCTCCATTTCAACAGAAAATTATGCCTGGTTTATGGAAGGATCTTCCTGGTAAGATCCATCACAAAGTTTCTGAAAATTGGATCAGCGCTACTCTCTTGCTTGGTCCACTCGTCGGAACCTACTC GTATGTGCAGAACTTCCTGGAAAAGGAGAAGTTAGAACACAGATACTAA
- the LOC107023517 gene encoding 60S ribosomal protein L10-like has protein sequence MGRRPARCYRQIKNKPYPKSRFCRGVPDPKIRIYDVGMKKKGVDEFPFCVHLVSWEKENVSSEALEAARIACNKYMTKSAGKDAFHLRVRVHPFHVLRINKMLSCAGADRLQTGMRGAFGKPQGVCARVAIGQVLLSVRCKDGNANHAQEALRRAKFKFPGRQKIIVSRKWGFTKFSRTDYLKYKSENRIVPDGVNAKLLGCHGRLAARQPGRAFLEAAN, from the exons ATGGGTCGAA GACCTGCAAGGTGTTACCGCCAGATTAAGAACAAGCCTTACCCAAAATCACGGTTTTGCCGTGGTGTCCCAGATCCAAAGATCAGGATCTATGATGTGGGTATGAAGAAAAAGGGAGTTGATGAATTTCCTTTCTGTGTGCACTTGGTCAGTTGGGAGAAGGAGAATGTTTCAAGTGAGGCACTTGAAGCTGCTCGTATTGCTTGCAACAAGTACATGACCAAGTCTGCAGGAAAGGATGCTTTCCACCTCAGGGTTAGGGTCCATCCCTTCCATGTTCTGCGAATTAACAAGATGTTGTCATGTGCTGGGGCTGATAGGCTCCAAACTGGTATGAGAGGAGCTTTCGGTAAGCCACAGGGAGTCTGTGCCCGTGTTGCTATTGGTCAGGTTCTTCTCTCGGTTCGGTGCAAAGATGGCAATGCTAACCATGCTCAAGAGGCTCTTCGCCGTGCTAAGTTTAAGTTCCCTGGCCGACAAAAGATTATTGTCAGCAGAAAGTG GGGGTTCACTAAGTTCAGCCGCACCGATTATCTGAAATACAAATCCGAGAATCGTATTGTCCCAGACGGTGTGAACGCCAAG CTTCTTGGCTGCCATGGACGACTTGCTGCACGTCAACCTGGAAGAGCTTTTCTAGAAGCTGCGAATTGA